The genomic segment agaagaccaccttcttcctcttcctttgtaaAGATGTTGCAGGAAAATGGGGTGCGAGAGAatggtcatgtcccaggtcttGGGCGAGCTCCTGGGACAGGCTGCTAAGTGAGGGTACTTGGCTTCGCGCAGGAAAGAATTTAAGAGCAAGCCATAGTGAAGTCAAAGAGGTTGACTGAGAGAGATGCACATTCTGTTACCGAACTTGTGTTcgtgtgcctgatgcacagtgaggccggACAATTCCTaaacgttggagtttggagcagagcaaggcttattgcagggccatgcaaggagacgggTGGCCCATGCCCCTGAAACCCCCAACtccccaaagggtttcagcaaagcatttttaaaggccaggttggcgggggtggggggggggtgggggggtggggtagaggtgtgggggggtggagggtggggtgggggagagggtgtgtgtgtcacagggtatgtgatcagcttgtgcacagttCTCTAATTGGTTGATGGTGAAGTAACAGGGTGGTGCCCCAGGGGTTAACAtaatcagtccttaggctccaggaggcctgggggctaTGTGTTCATGGTCATCAAATAGTTaatatcttccatttggtggggggttttcacatctgtaaaacaactcaggaaatgtgcatcaggtACTgttatctgggtacttcagagaggagctagagcagaggatatgggggaagggtCTGCCCCagaaggccccacagggtcctgctcagttacaattccatagacagaatgcagtCTGTGTCATTAGGCTGAGCAGGCCCGAGGTGCGGGGGTGGTTGGTTTTCATGGGCTGGGTAATTCCATAGGCTAAggagtgggaggaatattctaACTACCTCGGAGAAGGCTCAGGGATTTCCAGGatttgggccactgcccactttttggcctttatggttggccttggaactgtcatggtgccggTGGTTGTGTCATTTAGCAGGCTAATGTATTACAGTGAGCGTATAATGAGGCGCAGGTtctactggaagttgaatcttccaccatcttgggcctagtcGGTTCTAACCAGTTCTTGTTGTATCCAGTTTTTCTCAAGGGCTGTGTCATTCTTTAAGgattgtgccctgcccccttgccTCTTCATTTATACCTTCCGCAGTTAAGGACAGTCTTcccaggaaggaaaggagaggtgaAAGGCAGAGGGCTGCTGTTGGCTGTACCGCAAGGTAGTGACCAGACCAAGGGGCAAACGGCTCCGCGGAGAAATATCCAGTGAAATTCCCACTCTTTCCCACAATTGACATTTGCTAACCCTCAAAAGGAAGCCCAAACAAAAGTGTACTGCCGATTGAGGCCCAAGGGAACACTGGGTGTCCTTGCTCCAGAATGAAGACTGCTCGTGTACTGTGGTTTAATGCTCTGCAACTAGAAGTTTGGAAAGCCAGCAAGGTATAATAGAGGCCTGGACTGTCACAGCATCTAACACAGGTTATCAGTGCAGTGCCAGGACCACTAGGGTGATGACACATGATTCCTGTAGTCAGCTCACCGCCCTGAGGAGAGAGACTCAGGGGCTCTGCCCACCTCAGGCTGTAAGCACtgctggaggggtgggggtgggggtgggggtgggggtgagtgtACACTTACTGAGAGGAGGGGCTTGCTGGCTCCTCCAGGGAAGCTGGGCACCACCACAGGGTGGCTAGTGGTTTGTCAGGCAGAGAAGAGATAGGGATTGTCTGCAAATGTATGACAGGCCTGATTTCTATGAGAGAATCTAGAATCTTGTCAAGGGTGTGTCTCAGGCTGAACTGGATAACCTGGCCACACAATGATGCTGGGGGCAGAGATCATCATCTCAGGGTGGGAACAGGGCAGCTTAACTGGGCTGGGAAGGTGGGTGGGGAGACAGGCAGGAGGGAGCAGGGTATGGGGTATTTCGCTAAATTAGCCTTGGATGCCATCCTCCAGGCAGGGGGAGTCATCAAAGCGGGGCCGAGGGTCAGATGGTGTTTGGGGAGGGTGCTGAGGGAGGCTCCTTGCGGGGAGAAGTGAGGTGGACGCGCATTGGGAGGCCGCCAGTTCGGATGAGGGAGGTGGAGGGCTTGAAGCAGGGCTCaagcagaggggagggaaggggaaactgGATTTCACAGGTAGGATAAGGACTTGTGCTAGAcggggaggagagaaagcagcTCTGGGTGCTCGGTGAATGGGGAAAAGCAGATGGTACTGGCCGGGGTACTGACTCAAGACCAGTAGAGGTTTGCGTGCGCGCGCGTGAGGAGGTACTGAAGACAGGAGCTGGATTGGACGCGCGCAGTTCTACTTCGGGCACATTCAGGTGGGGTAGAAATCACTTCCTGCCCCTGGAGCCCTCGCTGGCTTATTCTACAAACCCGGGGCGTGGACAGAGTCGTCCGGAAGCGTCCGGCCTCGCGGGTTGGGTGGAGGGCCGTCCGGGGTGTGGCCGCCGCCGGCCCCTCCTCCGCGGGCTCCCTGCGGCGGTGCCGGTCGCTAAGCTCTCGGCTCAGGCCCGTGTCGCCGCCCGCGCCCGCCCTCTTACCGGTAAGACGGCGGCTCCTATCCCTCCCCGCCCTCGGGCCCCCTCGGTCCCGCAGGCCGGGCGCTCCCCCGGGACCCCTGCCGGGACCCCTGCCTCCGCGGGCACCCGGGGACGGCTGAGGGGCTGCGGCGCGGCGCAGGTAGGGCTGAGGCGTCCCGCAGGCCACGTGTCCCCGCGGTAGCGGCTGGCGGGCGCGGGAGCCACGTGGCCTCCGGCCCGGGGTCCAGGCCCCCTCGAGGCCCGTGTGAACGCGGCCGCGACGCCCTGACCGCACCTGCCGCCCGCAGGACCATGGCCCACGCGGAGCGCACCTTCATCGCCATCAAGCCCGACGGCGTGCAGCGCGGCCTGGTGGGCGAGATCATCAAGCGCTTCGAGCAGAAGGGATTCCGCCTTGTGGCCATGAAGTTCCTTCAGGTGACGcgccccgctcccctccccccgcgGCGGCGAGGTCGCGGGTGGTTTTCCTTACCCGCAGCGTCGATCCGAGTGTCTTTTCCTAGTCAGAGTCCCCCTTGGCTGATTTCGGACCCGCGAATACCCCTTTGCTTTGGGCCTtcaacgcccccccccccccccccagggctcCACGGGCCCGCTAGACCCTTCCCCGAGGCCCGGGGGGACAGACGCCCTTGGAAGGTTAAGCGGAGGTGACGTGACTCAGGCTCCGGGGCTGCTTCCTTCCCGCGGCTGCGACGGGCAGTGGGCCGCAGGGGGGCAGCAGGGAGTGGATGAGGTCTGCGCCCCGGGCCCACGCACGTCCACCCAGGCACGGGATGGAGGCTGGAATCCTTTTGTGCTTCAGCTTGCAACTCTGAGATGATTGAGGTCTTAGGTGGGGTGTGCCTTACTCTGCCCTTTCTCTGCAGGCTCCCTTTGGCATAGGGCAGTAACTTTATCTTCCAATTTGGGGTACAGATCTGGACCTTAGGGGATAAGTACCTAAGAACTGAAATTTAAACCAAGCTTTCTCAGTTAACGTCTGAAATGTTTAAAAGGGCATTAGGAATGGGCCAGAGGGTTTGATATGACCTCTGTCTGGCATATTTCCTTTGATTGCAGCCAACACTTAACTCCCTAACCACCTCTTTCTAAGGATTATAACATCCGTCATGTCATTGACATGAGGGTGTCTTCATGATCAGAACAATCTTTCCGCTAAGATAGCATCAGTTTCATGGtttggatgttttttttttttaaatacacaccTTATGAATGTGAGCTAAAATACACACCCAGACTTTTAGAGAACCTACCATGTTactggtggggggaggtgggcaggtTCTGAGGATGGGAGCCTTTCTAGTTTACTTCCTAATTGGTACCTCCTCTTCAATGCCAGGCCTCTGAGGAACTCCTGAAGCAGCACTACATTGACCTGAAAGACCGCCCATTCTTCCCAGGGCTGGTGAAGTACATGAACTCTGGGCCGGTTGTGGCCATGGTAAGTGCTTGTGCTGGAGGAGAGGGAACCAAGGAAGTAACGGCTGATAGGTAACTGGGTTTGCTCAGTGTCTTCATGTTCCTTTTTAGACATCTTCTGCAGATGCTCCAAATTCCTTGTTTTACAAAGGCAGCCTGCTGGAGTGAGTTAGTTTACAGACCAACTGGGAACTtgggaggaaaaaggaagtgaGAATCAGAACTTAAAAAGAGTTCTCTGTGATCCTGTGCTAGAAATGAACTggtctatttcttcctgtggcATTAATGTCCAATTGGAAATGAAGTGAATAGAGGTAGAGGGTATAATAGGGAGTTAATAAAATTGTTGGGAAAGAAGCCCTACTTCCTGTTCCCTGAGGGtgaccttttcttctttctgcttttccctGGAATACATTTTCCCCTTTCATGTCAGTCTTTGCCATGTCTTGCTCTAACAGTCTTCTGCGATGCCCTTCCCACTGATCCTGTTCCAGTCTGCTCACTTTTCTTTACCCTTTCAccactattttttgtttgtggCTGCATAAAGATTCTTCAGTCTTTTTAATCTCTGTCTCAGCCAGAGTGGGAAGTCCCCAAGTTGGGCAGACTTTTTCTCTGTATCCTAGCAATACACTTGGGATGGAGTATGGAGTATTTTATATCGGCCCCTACTACTACTGGGGATGGCTGATAATCATGTCACTGATTGGTCTTACTGATACGTGCTGTTAGGTAGAggcaaatgtttgtttttaatggtcCTGAATGGCAGAACTGATGAAATTCCTCTTCCCTAATGTCAAGGTCTGGGAGGGCCTGAATGTAGTGAAGACAGGGAGAGTGATGCTTGGGGAGACCAACCCAGCGGATTCTAAGCCGGGCACCATTCGTGGCGACTTCTGCATTCAAGTTGGCAGGTAAGTTCCAAGGGACACTAATGACTTTTCCTCAAAGCCACTTAACTTgggtttaaaacaaacatttttggcacattccaattttagaaaattctgaaCGTTTAAATTAGGTGGTAATTATCATTGGATGAACGCTTTCTTGAATAGTTACTTCTCTAGGCTACTTAAAATTTTAGCCAAGGCATTGCACAAGGGAGCTGCCTGCGGTGGGTCCTTCGTGACGGCAGAAAGTGCGGATAGTGGGGCAAGGAAGGGGTCTAGCCTTGGCTCTGCCCTTTGTGGTGCTGTGTCCAAGCGTGTGTCACTTTTAGCCTTTTTGGTTCCCTAACTCATACAGAATCTCTACAAAAATTTGTATAGTTAGGAGACTCAAATGGAATAAAGGGATTGTCAATAAGCGTGAATGTTTTGATTGGACTTTGCACATTAGTGTTGTAAGAAAATACAGCAGCAATGGCTGTTATAATGAATACGTCACATCTAGTTTGGGTTTTGGTCTGTGTATtcctgtatttttcaaaatttgagaagtAATGTTTTGTGGCAATCTTGGGTACAAGCactgttttgaaattttagaagCATAATAAAGTTGAACCAAGTGATGCTTTTGGCTTAagtacttttatagttttatagttgCTTTTAAGAGGAGATACTTGGGGGTGGTCAGCTGCTTCAAGGAGCAACTGGCTGAAAAGGTCTTCAGTGACTGTCCTTTGCTTTATCCATTGAACAGActtttgtactttaaaatgtaACTAGAAATTGTTCTCCTTCTTAGGAACATCATTCATGGCAGTGATTCAGTAAAAAGTGCTGAGAAAGAAATCAGCCTGTGGTTTAAGCCTGAAGAACTGGTTGAGTACAAGTCTTGTGCTTTTGACTGGATTTATGAGTAAGAGGTGGACGGAGCATAGTCCCCTCTGGCACCACCTGATGTGTCCCTGGGCACAGCTCTTCATTCCACTAACTTGGAAGCAGTAGGATGGATGTTCCTTTCCTAAAGTATATCTACCAATAAAGCCTTTGAAAACGGGGTGCAGACTCTGGTGATTACTGGTTACTAAGCTGGAAGAAGACGTGACTTGGTTCCCTGGCTATCGTAGTGTTATCCAGAACAAATTAATCCTGCTTGTTATGGAAAAATGATTTAATCCTTCTCAGCACCTGGTATACTTCCAGACTCTAGGAGGGAAAGCAGTGAGGCTGAAGAGGATAAGTGTGGCACTGGCTGTGTATCTGAGGAAACTAGTAAAGAAATAATGAACATAATAAAGATCCCAACCACTTTAGCTGATGTAGAAATGCACATTTCTGTACAAAGAATTTGTTGAAACTTGGCAGAATGAAACATAGACTAGTCAAGTTGTCCAGATTCACATTCTTGTTGATTGCAAATTGGGCAAGTTATGTATGAGGAAACGGAAGCCTAAGGACGCCTGTAAGGTGAGGATGATACCATGGCAATgcaggattaaatgaaacaatgcatGTAAAGCAGTTAACCTAGTGCCTGGCTACACAAATTTTCCCTGCCACCCTACCTCCCTTCTTACTCTACCCTAGGATGAGGTATTTATCATGCCTATTTCCTGGGCTAGTAGTAAGTGGTTACAAAATCCACATTGCCTGTTCATTTTGCTGGATTGGTACAGTTGTAAAATGGTGCCAAGGAGCACCTATCAATAGAAATGTTCACTATCATCTGGAGTCTGCCTTAAAAATGAGATTACAGAAATATGTGGGTTTATGAATACCTGTTTTCTCAGGAAACCGGTGAAAGCTTTTCATGCCACTTCCATATAAAAGACTCAacattacatgtttttttttggccacatggctttgcaggatctcagttccccgaccagggattgaaccctgggccacagcagtgaaagcccagaatcctaaccactaggccaccagggaacgcCCTCAACGTTACATTTTTTTATGCACGTTGCTATACTATAAGACAACGACAAACACATCAACAGCTTGGTACAGAAGTGTCAGGATTCTAATTTCGAGTCAATGATTGacaagaaatttaacattttctaaattattttttagtttcaagTGAATCTCATGTTTGTGTGCTACGTGCTTTCACTGCATTAAATGGCAGTTTACTGAAATTAGATCCTGGGGCAGGCCTGGGGCCTGCATTCTAATGTGGAGGTGCCCACCCTGGACCCACATGCACAGTGGCTAAGGTACctgtcagcagcagcagcagtggttaCTCTgtgtatagtatagtatatagtatagtatagtataggcttactctgtgccagggtTGTTCTAAGAACTTCACGTACATGAATTCATTTAATGTTCACAACTCTTAGGAAGTTGGTACTAGTATCCTATTTTataattgaggaaactgagtcaagtTAGAGCGCTTAACAAGTGAAGGAGTCAAGTTCCAATGCAAGTAGCTGGCTTCAGACTCTGCTCTTGGCCACTGTGCTTTACTACCTTTATATAGTTTTCCAAGTGACGTGATAAAAGTCATGAGTTTGGAGGGTGATGAAGTCAAATTTGGAGTGGTGAGAGCTGAGAGGAAGGATATGAATGTTAGGACTTAATTTGGTAGAACTGAATGAGGAAGGGTAGGCTATGGTGAGGACAAAAGCACTGCCTCTGGAGTAAGGTTGGACCTAATCCTATGTAACAGTTGGGTGTGTGAAAGTGGACAACTAATTCAGAAACTTTTATGCTTtcataaaactgtattttaaacatataataaatgcattttaaaaaatgcattactttttatataattatttgttaataGGCAAGCCCTGCTTTGGCCTGCTCGTGAGGCTTGGAATTCTTAACAGGCCAAAGAGGGATGTCAACCTAGCCTCAGTAAGAGTCTGCAGAAAGGAAATAGTTGCTGTTCTCCCCGTCTCACAAGGCTGGATAAACAACACAGTGCTAAAGTTACTTGTTTTGGGGAAACATTTGTTCCTCTTAAAACATGGGCATAAAGCACTTTAGGAAACTAGTTTCCCAAGAGGCGCGTAAGGGTTTAAAGAAGAATGTATATGTCAGAGCTCGGGGTAGTAATTGAGGCCAACCTGGGAATTCCAGTTTACTAGGGCAACTGTTTTCAAGCCATTTTAGGTAGGAA from the Delphinus delphis chromosome 19, mDelDel1.2, whole genome shotgun sequence genome contains:
- the LOC132414794 gene encoding nucleoside diphosphate kinase B — protein: MAHAERTFIAIKPDGVQRGLVGEIIKRFEQKGFRLVAMKFLQASEELLKQHYIDLKDRPFFPGLVKYMNSGPVVAMVWEGLNVVKTGRVMLGETNPADSKPGTIRGDFCIQVGRNIIHGSDSVKSAEKEISLWFKPEELVEYKSCAFDWIYE